From the Candidatus Methanoperedens sp. genome, one window contains:
- a CDS encoding ABC transporter permease → MKISFKNSIVIAQKEFADNIFSPVFLVLLITFTLIIFSFSYEKGLEAGSFTNGSTLLMAGFSGVALIIGYFSPLIGIALGFDAIVKEQKSGSLNVLLTHPVFRDNIIIGKFLGAMITLAFVLGISTVVSISSLLLILGGTISEIEMSRLFLFITITFFYSLIFLGISVLLSIVVKEATDSLVYNVVIWLGLCAVFGTIVAGLAIIFTGQPIRTGSASFELALNLANISPLYHYAETITGQGYVGWGGIGPEPSAIKGILDTRFTLSQWFSEFWMNLTVIIVTPVILLITAFIAFLRKDIST, encoded by the coding sequence ATGAAAATAAGTTTTAAAAATTCGATCGTTATTGCTCAGAAAGAATTTGCAGACAATATCTTTAGTCCTGTGTTCTTAGTTCTGCTAATTACTTTCACGCTTATTATCTTCAGCTTTAGCTATGAGAAGGGACTGGAAGCCGGGAGTTTTACAAATGGAAGTACTTTGCTCATGGCTGGATTTTCAGGAGTAGCCCTGATAATAGGTTATTTTTCCCCTTTAATAGGTATTGCTCTTGGGTTTGATGCGATAGTTAAAGAACAAAAGTCTGGATCTTTAAACGTTCTATTAACGCATCCTGTATTCAGGGATAACATTATTATCGGTAAATTTCTCGGAGCAATGATAACATTAGCCTTTGTTCTGGGTATTTCTACGGTTGTATCTATTAGTAGTTTGCTTCTCATCCTGGGTGGCACTATAAGCGAAATAGAAATGAGCAGGTTATTTTTATTCATCACAATAACATTCTTCTACAGTCTCATCTTTCTGGGAATCAGTGTTCTTCTCTCTATCGTAGTAAAAGAAGCAACAGATTCGCTGGTCTACAACGTTGTAATCTGGCTGGGTTTATGTGCTGTATTCGGTACAATTGTCGCTGGGCTTGCAATCATTTTTACAGGCCAACCAATCAGAACAGGTAGTGCTTCCTTTGAACTCGCACTGAACCTCGCAAATATATCGCCTCTCTACCACTATGCTGAAACTATAACGGGTCAGGGTTACGTTGGATGGGGAGGTATTGGACCTGAACCAAGTGCAATAAAAGGAATATTAGACACCCGCTTTACCCTTTCCCAGTGGTTCAGTGAGTTCTGGATGAATTTAACCGTGATAATCGTAACTCCAGTTATCTTGCTTATAACAGCTTTCATTGCATTCCTCAGGAAGGACATCAGTACATGA